In Pseudomonadota bacterium, the genomic window CCGTGGCCGCCCCCCTTCGCAAGCTAGGGGCCCGTAGACGATCGCACATCGTGGTCGTAGTCGTAGTCGTGATCGTGATCGTGATCGTGATCGTGATCGTGGTCGTAGCCGTGGTCGTAGTCGCGGCCGTAGCCGGTACAAGGCAGCCTAACCAGTGACTGACACGTCCTCGGTGCCACGTTTGCTGCCGAGACCGGCGAGTCCAAGCAACTGATCGTCCGCATCGTTGAGATGCTCACCAAGCTCTGCCGATAGTCACGGTCACGAGTGGGATCCGGCTACGGCTGCGACTACGATCACGACCACGACTACGACTACGATCACGATCACGACCACGACTACGATCACGATCACGATCACGATCACGGCTACGACTACGACCACGACTGCGACCGGCGCGCGTTGCCCCCGGGCGGTGGGGCGGTAGGCTTGTCGTGGATAGTCGTTCAGGCCCCTGGAAGTCCCGATGCCGCGCCGTAGACGCACCAGTCGACATGAGCGGGTGTGGAACCCGCAGGGCCGGCGGCACTACCGGCGCAGCTATTCGCTGGCGGAGCTACCCTATGGGCTCAGCGTCCTGGTCGGCCTGGCATGTGTGGCCCTGTGGGTTGCCTGGATGGGCGCCCATCCCGACCCGGGGTTGTTCGCCAACAGCGAGGATCTGCTCGATCCGGGCACGCCCGAGCCCGACCGGGGCGCGCTGCCTGAAGGGCTCGCGGCCGCGGGCTGGCGCGAGCACGCCCTGTCCAGGTTCGACGCGAGCAATCTGTACGAGAAGATCAACGGGCGGGCGGACTATTTCAAGTCGCGCGGTTTCGTGGAGCTCACCTACCTGACGCTGCTCGGCGAGCAGGACCGGGGCTTGGCGGTCGACATCGAGTTTTACGACATGGGCGAGCCCGGCAACGCCCTCGGCACCTATTCCAGCGAAAAGGCTCCGGAAATCGAGCCGCAGCGCGCGGGAGGCAGCCTGTGGCACCTGGAGCGCAACGCGCTGTTCTTGACCAAGGGACGCTACTACCTGCGCGCGATCGGCTCGGACGAAGGCGAGGCGGTGCAGGCACAACTGCGCCACCTGCAAAAAACAGTGCAGACCGGTCTGAGCGGCGATGCAGCGCTGCCCTGGGGCCACAGGCTGTTCAGCGAAGGGCTCGGGATCGGCGTGGGCAAGCTGAGCTTCCACAAGGAGAACGCCTTTTCGTTTGCGTTTGCACGCCGGGTGTATTCGGCGCTGCTCGACGACGGCGAAACCGAGCTCTTCGTCGCCGCCGCCGGGGACGAGCAGGCCGCTCGGGAGCTGGCCGAGCGCTTCATGCAGGGCTTTGTGAGCTACGGGGACAGGACGGGCAGCGCCGATGACGCGTGGGTCAAGGACCGCTATCTCGGCAACGTGTCGGCGGCCCGCAGCGCCGGGCCCGTGGTGTACGGGATACGCGCAGCCGGCGACGCCGAAGCCGCGCGGGCTGCGCTGGCGCGCCTGCGCGACGCGGTCGAGACGCTGTCGCCCGGGCTCTTGGCGCAGGCGCAGAAGGACCCTACAAAGACACAGGCGCCCCGGGAGCCCGCCTCGCAGAGGTCCCAGCAGCCTGATCCAGCCGAGCCACCACAAATCCAGGAGCCCCCACGGACGCCCGAGCCCCCGCAAATGCCCGAGCACTGATGAGCCACGTGGATGACTAGCACCAGCCAGAAGCGCGAAAGCAGGAAGCGAGGACGCAAAAGGCGTGCGAGGAACGGGGACACGGAACCCGACGCCGAGGGGCTCGAAGCGCTCGCAGCCCACCGGGGGCAAGAGCGGCGCCGCTTCCTGCAGCAGGCAGGCGCGGTTGCGGGCTTGGCCGCGGCCTCGGGCCTGGCCGCGTTTCGGCTCCACGATCCGGACGGCGAGCGTGGCAAACCGCGCGAGCGGACGCTCAGCCTGCCCGAGGGCGGCTACGCGGTCGAGGCTTCGCCGCGCTATCCGCTGCTCGGCGTGGCGCGCGGCGAGCAGTTCGAGGCCCTGGTTCGGGGCGCGGTGGATGCCATCGGCGGAATCGAGCGCTTCGTGGCACGCGGCGATGTCGTGCTGGTCAAGCCCAACGTCGCGTTCGAACGGGCGGCGCCGCTCGGAGCAACCACCCACCCGCAGGTGCTGTCCGCCCTGGTACGCCTCGTGCTCGAGGCCGGAGCCGGCGAGGTCCGGGTCGCGGACAACCCGATCGAGGCGCCGGAGGCTTGTTTCGCGCGCACCGGCCTGCGCGCGGCAGCGCTCGAATCCGGTGCTCGGGTCTATCTGCCCGCGAGCGCGGATTTCCGCCTGCTGCACACACCCGGGGCGAGCCTGATAGAACGCTGGCCGTTCTTCTACCGGCCCTTCTTGGGCGCCGACAAGGTCATCGGCGTCGCGCCGGTCAAGGACCACAACCTGTGCCGGGCCTCGATGACCACCAAGAACTGGTATGGGCTGCTTGGGGGACGACGAAACCAGTTCCACCAAGACATCCACACCATCATCGCGGATCTGGCGCTGCTCGTGCGCCCCACGTTCGTGCTGCTGGACGGCACGCGGGTGCTGTTTCGCAGCGGTCCTACCGGCGGCAGTCTCTCGGACGTCAAGTTCGGGCACACGGTCGTGGCATCGACCGATTCGCTGGCCGCGGACGCCTTTGGCTGGGATGAGCTGCTCGAGCGCAGCGCCGAGCCCTTGCCGGCCTACTTCGACAAAGCCCGAGAGCGCAAGCTCGGCAACCCGGACTGGCGCTCGCTTCGGCTCAAAGAGGTGCAGGTCGGATGAAGAGGCTGCCCATCGTACACGCGAGGAACCGCGGGTCTCAAGCCAACCGCGGGTCTCAAGCCAACCGCTGGTTTCCATCCAACCGCTGGTTTCCATCCAACCGCGATGGCTCCCCCTGGATCGCGCGGGCGCTGCGCATCACCAACGTGCGCATCGCCGCGCAGATCTTCTTTTTCGCGCTTTTCGTGTTCCTGCTTTGGTGTACCTGGTTCAGCCGGCTGGGCGGCTACCCGGTGTCGCTTTTTCTCGAGCTCGACCCGCTCGTGGGCTTTGCCACGGCTCTTTCCACGAGCACGGTATACCGCTGGCTGTGGCGCGGCCTGTTCGTGCTCGTACCCACGCTCCTGCTGGGGCGCGTGTTCTGCAACTGGATGTGCCCGTACGGAACCTTGCACCAGTTCATCGGGTTCGTTTTCAACATCCGCACCAACGCCCAGGACATCGAGGCGAATCGCTACCGCCCGAGCTACCAGCTCAAGTACATCGTCTTGGCCGTGTTCGTGGTGCTGGCCTTGTTTGGCTCGCTGCAGATCGGTCTGCTCGATCCGATTTGCCTGCTTGTGCGCAGCTTCACCGTGGCCCTGATGCCCGCGCTCGACGCGGGCACGCTCGAGCTCGCCGAGCGCATGCAGGCCCAGGGGCTCGATCCAGAGCTCAGCCTGCTCTTGTTCGCTCCGGGCGCGCCCGATGCGCGGGTTTTTGCCGGAGCCTGGTTCGCGGGCTTGTTGCTGCTCGGGTTGGTGGGGATGAACCTGGTCGTACCGCGCTTTTTCTGCCGCGTGCTCTGCCCCTTGGGAGCTTTCCTGGGCGTCTTGTCGCGCTGGTCGCTCTGGCGCATCGATCGGGACCCGACCAAGTGCACCGACTGCGATCTGTGCCTCAAATCCTGCGAAGGCGCAGCCGATCCCCAAGCCGCGCTGCGCAAGAGCGAGTGCTTCGTCTGCTTCAACTGCATCGACGACTGCCCCGAGGACGCCCTGTCCTTCAAGCGCGCTCCCTTGCCGATCCAGGATCGCATCGTGGGCTCGCTGCGCCACGGCACGGCCAGGCTCTTCGGTCGCAAGCTGATCAGCAAGATCCCCGAGACCGAGCTGCGCGCACCGCAGGTGGCGCGCCGCCGCTGGGTGTTCGCTTCGCTCGCAGGCGTGCTCGCCTATCCCTTCTTGCGCCTGAGCAAGGCCGTCAACAAGCGCGGCTTCGACGAAAAGGCCATCAGGCCGCCGGGCTCGGTCGCCGAAGAGGAGTTCCTCGAGCGCTGCATCAAGTGCGACCAGTGCATCAACGTGTGCCCGACCAATGTGCTGCAGCCGAGCACCCTGGCCGAAGCGGGGCTCGAAGGCCTGTGGACACCGGTCATGGATTTCTCGGTCGGCTTTTGCCAGCTCAACTGCACCCTGTGCAGCGAGGTCTGCCCCACCGGCGCGATCCAAAAAACCTCGATCGAACGCAAGCTCGGCCTCAAGGAGCACAAGGACACCGGTCCAGTACGGGTCGGCACTGCGTTCTTCAACCGGGGACGCTGCCTGCCCTGGTCGATGGAAACGCCCTGCGTGGTTTGCGAGGAAGTGTGTCCGGTCACCCCCAAGGCCATCGGCACCTACGACGTGGACATCACGCGCTGGGACGGCAGCAAGGTGACGCTGAACCGACCCTACATGCGGCCCGAGCTGTGCATCGGATGCGGCATCTGCGAGCACGAGTGCCCGGTCCTGGACGATGCCGCGGTCTACGTGACCGCGATCGGAGAAAGCCGCGACGCCAATCGGTCGCTGCTGCTCAAGGCAGCGCGCAAGACATGACGCCGATATGAGCCTGCCTGCCAAGCGCGACCCGGCGAATTCTGATACCCTCGAGGCGCGAGCTACGCACGCGCCTAGCGCAGCGGCTCGGATGGCCGATGCGCTGCGAGTCAGGCCTTCAAGGGATCTTAAGACTGGACCGAGTAGCAGGATCTAGTGAAGGAGGAGAGGATGCCTTCGAACAAGGAACTCACCCGCCGAGATGTGCTGGCGCTAGGTAGCTCGGCGGCCTCGGCTGCCCTGCTGGGTCCGGCGCTCGCGCCGGCCGCTGCGCTCG contains:
- a CDS encoding DUF362 domain-containing protein yields the protein MTSTSQKRESRKRGRKRRARNGDTEPDAEGLEALAAHRGQERRRFLQQAGAVAGLAAASGLAAFRLHDPDGERGKPRERTLSLPEGGYAVEASPRYPLLGVARGEQFEALVRGAVDAIGGIERFVARGDVVLVKPNVAFERAAPLGATTHPQVLSALVRLVLEAGAGEVRVADNPIEAPEACFARTGLRAAALESGARVYLPASADFRLLHTPGASLIERWPFFYRPFLGADKVIGVAPVKDHNLCRASMTTKNWYGLLGGRRNQFHQDIHTIIADLALLVRPTFVLLDGTRVLFRSGPTGGSLSDVKFGHTVVASTDSLAADAFGWDELLERSAEPLPAYFDKARERKLGNPDWRSLRLKEVQVG
- a CDS encoding 4Fe-4S dicluster domain-containing protein; amino-acid sequence: MKRLPIVHARNRGSQANRGSQANRWFPSNRWFPSNRDGSPWIARALRITNVRIAAQIFFFALFVFLLWCTWFSRLGGYPVSLFLELDPLVGFATALSTSTVYRWLWRGLFVLVPTLLLGRVFCNWMCPYGTLHQFIGFVFNIRTNAQDIEANRYRPSYQLKYIVLAVFVVLALFGSLQIGLLDPICLLVRSFTVALMPALDAGTLELAERMQAQGLDPELSLLLFAPGAPDARVFAGAWFAGLLLLGLVGMNLVVPRFFCRVLCPLGAFLGVLSRWSLWRIDRDPTKCTDCDLCLKSCEGAADPQAALRKSECFVCFNCIDDCPEDALSFKRAPLPIQDRIVGSLRHGTARLFGRKLISKIPETELRAPQVARRRWVFASLAGVLAYPFLRLSKAVNKRGFDEKAIRPPGSVAEEEFLERCIKCDQCINVCPTNVLQPSTLAEAGLEGLWTPVMDFSVGFCQLNCTLCSEVCPTGAIQKTSIERKLGLKEHKDTGPVRVGTAFFNRGRCLPWSMETPCVVCEEVCPVTPKAIGTYDVDITRWDGSKVTLNRPYMRPELCIGCGICEHECPVLDDAAVYVTAIGESRDANRSLLLKAARKT